The genomic DNA TGCTCGACGGCCAGCACCGCGCCCTCGCGCGGGTCATCACGAAGATCGAGAACCGCTCGCCCGGCTACCGGGACCTCGTCCGAGAGCTGCACCAGCACACCGGCGACGCCGAGGTGGTCGGCGTCACCGGGTCCCCGGGCGCGGGGAAGTCGACCCTGGTCGACAAGATGGCCGCCGAGTACCGCGAGCGCGGGCTCACGGTCGGCGTCATCGCCATCGACCCGTCCTCGCCGTTCACCGGCGGCGCCGTCCTGGGCGACCGCATCCGGATGGCCTCCAACGTCGGGGACATGGACGTGTTCTTCCGGTCGATGTCCGCCCGCGGCCAGCTCGGTGGCGTCTCCACGGCGACGACGGACGCCGTGAAGGCGCTGGACGCCTTCGGCAAGGACCGCATCATCGTCGAGACGGTCGGCGCCGGACAGAACGAGATCGACATCGTGCGCACCGCCGACACGGTGGCGGTCCTCGTTCCGCCGTCGTCGGGCGACGACGTACAGATGCTGAAGGCCGGCATCCTCGAGATCGGCGACGTGTTCGTCGTCAACAAGGCCGACCTCGACGGCGCCGACCGGACCGTCTCCGAACTGAAGGAGATGATCATGATGCGCGACGCCTCGCCCGCCGCGGGCACCGGCGGCTACCACGGCGCCGGCACGGACGCGAGCGGCCACCACGGCCCCGACGAGGGCGGCACGGCGGAGTCCGAGCCCGACCCGACCGCCGAGGTCACCGGCCCCGGCTCCGCCGGGACCCCGGGCTCGCCGACCGACCAGGGCGGCCCCGTCGACACCGACGAGGGCGAGGCGTGGGTCCCGCCGGTCGTCCAGACCGTCGCCAACACGGGCGAGGGCGTCGAGAACTTCCTCGGGACGCTCGCGGACCACCGGTCCTTCCTCGAACGGTCCGGGCAGCTGGAGGTCAAGGCCCGCAAGCGCTACGCGGAGGAGATCCGCCGCCTCCTCCGCGAGGACACCCGCGCCCTGCTGGAGCGCGAACTCGAGGCCCAGGGGGGCATCGAGAGCTTCGTCGAGGAGGTGATGGGCCGCGAGAGCGACCCGTACACGGTCGCCGACGAGGTCGTCCAGCCGCTCCGGGACTGCCTGGACGACCCGGACGACGAGTAGCCGGCGGCTCCCCCGGCCGTCGAACCGGTGAGCGGATGCCGGCGAAAGAATCGATTTCACACCGGATGACGGCCATATCTGAGGGATATCCCGTTTCATCGCAGAGTTCCAGAGATCGATACCCCGTACGCGACTGTCGAGGAGGTTCCCGTCCGGCTCGCCACCCTCGCACGACCCACCTGTCACCGGTCCGATATTGACCCCGCCGAGCCACTACACCGAGGAGTTACGTGTGGTGCCGGCCAACAGCCGCCCGATGGACGACGGCTCGGAGCCGGTGGAGGTGCTCTACGCCGACAGCGACGGGTCGTACGCGGCATCGCTCGGTGATGCCCTCCGGACCCACGAAGAACTCTCGGTCGAACACGTCGCGGACGCGGAGACGGCCCTCTCGCGGCTCCGGGCGGGGGCGTTCGACTGCGTACTGGCCCAGCGCGACCTCGGCGCGACCGACGCGATGACGCTGATGCACCGCGCCCGGGAGGCGAGTCCCGGCATCCCGTTCGTCCTCCTGGTCCCGGACGGGGCGGCCGATGTCGCCGCCGCGTCCCGGCGCGCGGGTGCCAACGACTATCTCGTCCGGCGGGACCCGGAGCGGACCGCGGCCGTGGCCGCCGACCGGCTCGCGGTGGCTGCGGACCATCAGTCCCCGGGTGTCGACTACCAGCAGGTGTTCGAGGAGGCGACGGTCGGTATCGTCGTCCACCATCCCGAGACGGGCGAGATAATCGACATCAACCCGTGGATGTCGGAGCTGCTGGGCTACGATCGCTCGGAGCTACTGACCATGACCGTCGGCGAGTTCAGCGCCGGCGAGGAGCCCTACACGCAGGACCAGGCCGAGCGGAACATCCGGCGGGCGGCGACCGAGGGACCACAGCGGTTCGAGTGGCTCGACGAGCGGGCCGACGGGGAGCCCGTCCCGGTCGAGGTGAGCCTCCGGCGGACCGTCATCGGCGGTCACGACCGCGTGCTGGCCATCGTCCAGGACATCACCGAGCGCAAGGAGCGGGAGGCGTCGCTCCGGCGCCAGAGCCGGCGGATGGAGGAGTTCGCGGGCGTCGTGAGCCACGACATCCGGAGCCCGCTGACGGTGGCCGAGGGCTGGGTCGACTACGCCCTCGGCGACGACGAGGGCATCGACGAGGAGGCGGCGCTGGAGCGCATCCTGCAGGCCATCGAGCGGATGGACGAGATGATCGACGACTCGCTGACGCTGGTGCGCGGCGGCGGCGAGGTGGATGCGACCGAGCCGGTTCCGATGGCCGAGGAGGCCCCGGAGTGGTGGGAGGTCGCCGCCACCGCCGACGCCGAGCTCGTCGTTGACACGCCCTTCACGGTCGAGGCGGACCCGAACCGGCTCCGGCACCTGTTCGAGAACCTGTTCCGGAACAGTGTCGAACATGGTTCGACGAGCAGCCGGACGGAGTCCGGCGACAGCGTGGAGCACGGCTCCACGGGCAGTCGGCCACCGGCCGACGACAGTGTCGAACATGGTTCGACGAGCAGCCGGACGCAGTCCGGCGACAGCGTGGAGCACGACTCCACGGGCAGTCGGCCACCGGCCGACGACAGTGTCGAACACGGCGGGACCGCCGACGGGGACCACCCGAGAGCGGGCGTGACGGTCCGGACGGGCCCCCTCACCGTCGACGACCCGGTCGAGCCGACGGTCGGCTCGCTCCCCGACGAGGGGTCCGTCGAGGGGTTCTACGTGGAGGACGACGGCCCCGGCATCCCGCCCGACGAGCACGACCGGGTGTTCGAGGCCGGACACACGACCGACGCGAACGGGACGGGGCTCGGCCTCGCCATCGTCAGGCGGGTGGCCGACGCCCACGGCTGGGCCATCCGGCTCGGCGAGAGCGACTCCGGCGGCGCCCGCTTCGAGTTCCTCGGCGCCACGCTCCGGGCGAACGGCGAGGACGACAGCGCCGGCGAGCACGACGGCGCCGGCGAGGACGGGTCGGCGGTGTGACCCGACCGGTCGACGCCGCGACCGAGGGGCCACCGGCCCCAGGTCGACAGGATTTACCCTGCCGGCGGCCGTTCGTACTGGTATGAGACTCCGGAACGCCCTGCTGGGAGCCGCCGGTGCCGTCGGCGCGGTCGCCGGGGGGAACGCGCTCCTCCGTGGCGATGCCGACGACCTGGAACCGCCCCTCGGCCGGCCGCTCTCGACGTACCGCTGGCGTGGCTTCGACGTGGCCTACACGGAGGCCGGCGACCCCGACGACCCGACGCTCGTCCTGCTGCACGGCGTCAACGCCGCCGGCTCCAGCCACGAGTTCCGCTACGTCGTCGACGACCTCGCCGAGGAGTACCACGTCCTCGCGCCGGACCTGCCCGGCTTCGGCCACTCCGACCGCCCGCCGCTGCTGTACTCGGCGACGCTGTACGTCACCTTCGTCGCCGACTTCCTGCGGGACGTGGCCGACGGGACGCTCGTCGACCCCGACCGTGACGCGGCGACCGGGGGCGACAGGGACGGCGAGCGCGAGCCGCCGGCGGTGGTGGCCTCCTCGCTCGTCGGTGCGTACACGGCCGCCGCCGTCGCCGAGAAGGCCGCGCCGGCCCGGCAGCTGTTCCTCGTCTGCCCGACGGCATCGGCCTTCCCGGGCCGGTCGCCCGCCATCCGCTCGCTCGTCCGGGCGCCGCTGGTGGGCGAGGCGGTCCACAACCTCATCAGCTCCGAGGCGTCCATCCGCTACTTCCTCGGCGACCACGGGTTCTCCTCCGCGGCGGCCGTCCCCGAGGAGTGGGTCGCGTACGACTACGCCACCACCCACGTCCCGGGCGCCCGCTACGCACCGGCGTCGTTCCTGAGCGGCTACCTCAACCTCGATGCGGACCTCGCGGCGCTGCTCTCGGAGATCCGCGAGGCCGGGACCCCGGTCACGGTCTGCTGGGGCGGCGTCTCGGAGGTCACGCCCGTCTCGCAGGGGCGCGAGCTGGCCGAGGCGGCGGACGTGAAGCTCGTCGTGCTGGAGGAGGCAGACCTGCTCCCACACGGGGAGTTCCCCGAGACGTTCCTGTCGGTGCTCCGTGAGGAGCTGGCCGGCGAGCAGCGGGCGCCCGACGCGAGCGCCTGAGCCCGGTCAGCCCCCGGACTCCAGCCCCGAATCGGTTGCGGAGTCGGGGCCGGCGTCCGACCCGGACTCCGAGCCGTCGTCGGACCACTCCTCGACGAGGGTCGCGACCGGCGCGGTCCCCTCCTCGGCGTGGCCGGTCATCTCGGACGCCGGCCAGATGCCCTCGTCGGTCTCCACCTCGACACGGAGGCCGCCGTCGGCGCTCAGGCCGGCCGTGACCGTCCAGTCGTGCGCGGCGGCGATGCGTTCGATGCTGTCGAGCCCGACCGAGTCCCCGGCCGGGCGGTCACCGCTCTCGCCGGGGAAGCCCGTGCCGTCGTCGGCGACGTAGAAGCCCGGGCGGTCGCCCAGCGAGCCCACAGTGACCTCGAGTGCGTCGTCGCCGGTCTCCAGACAGAACCGGAACGTCTCCGCCAGCAGCCGCTTCAGCAGCGACTCGTCCGCCGGGACCCGGACGCCGGGCTCGGTCGTCAGCCGGGCCATCGTGTCGTCCGTTGTCACCTCGGCCCAGGCGTGTTCGGCCACGGCACGGACGTCCACCGGACCGGCGCCGCCCGCGCGCTCGGAGTCGCTCCCGAGCCGGAGCAGGTCGGCCACCAGCCGCTCGGTGCGGGAGAGGGCGGTCACGGTCGCCTCGGTGTGTGGGGTCACCTCGGCGGCGTCGGCCTCGGTCGCAGCCTCGTGTGCCAGCTGTGCGTGGCCGCGCGCGGTCGAGAGGGGCTCCCGGATGTCGTGGTCGATCATGGCGGTGAAGCCGTCGAGCCGGTCGCTCTCCGAGGCCAGCGCCAGCTTCCGTGCCCGCGCGGTGAGCCCGTCGCTCATCCAGGCCGCCAGCGAGCCCACCAGTTCCCGCTCCCAGTCGGCGAACGCCTCCCGGGGCTCCCGGTCGGCGAAACAGCAGGTGCCGTACACCCGCTCGTCGACGGTGACCGGCGCGCCGACGTAGCAGGAGAAGCCGTCCGTCGTGTGGGCCGCGCGGTCACCCACCCCCGGCGGCCCGTCATCCGGGTGGCCGAACCCCACCGTCTCGCGGTCCGTGACCGGTAGCTCGCAGAAGGTCTCACCGAGGGGTCGACTGTCACCGGGCGCGCCCGGCGCGTCGCCGCGCGTGGCGACCGCGAGGACGGTGTGCTCCCCGCCGTCGGCGCGAGCGAGCGCGCCGTACTCGACGCCGAGCGCCACACAGCCCAGCTCCAGTCCCTCCCGGACGCGGTCGACGAACGGCCGCTCCCGGTCCCGGACCAGCGTCGCCAGCTCCCGGAACGCCCGCTCCCGTCGCTCCATATCCGGCCACGGGGTCGGTCGGGGAAAAATCCCGCGACCGGACCGGTGCTGGAGGGCACGGCCGGCCGATGGACCAGCGTGGCCGTCGCCCGGCACCGAGCGGCTACAGGTCGACCGGGCAGCCGCGGATCTCGCCGCCGCGCATCCCGTCGGCCAGCCAGAAGATCGACAGCAGGACCGCCACCAGCCCGAGGATGGCGAACTCCAGGCCGTCGAGGGGCAGGATCGTCAGCGACCCGATGCCGAGCAGGGAGAGGAGCCCGGCCAGCACGGCCGAGCCGCAGGCCGCACAACCCGCGCCGAGCGTCCCGAGGATCACCCCGACGAGGCCGCTCCCGCTCGCGGCCGAGAGGTCGTGCTCGCGGACGTGGTAGACGGCCATCGACACGTCGACGCCGACCAGCGCGGCGACGACGAGGAGCAGGAGTCCCTGCACGACGCCGAACGCCGGCCCGACGAACGGGTACAGCTCGACCAGCAGCGTCAGGCGGTCCGCGAGGGGGAGGCCGGGCGAGAGCGCGAACCCGACCAGGGGGAGATTGAGCGAGAAGACGAACAGCGAGAGCGCGAGGACCCCCGTGACCAGCGCGAGGACCGCGTAGCCCGGCCCGCCGAGGACGAGTCGCGCGGTCCGGCCCATCAGTCGCCAGTCGTCGCGTCTGGTCGGGAGCCGCGGAAGCCACCGGGGCCCCGAGATGGTGCGTCCCGCCATCAGAACCCCAGTGCCGTGGCGAAGACGTTGTAGCTCTGTGCGCCCCGGATGGTCGTCTCGAACTCGCCGTCGCGGAAGAGGAAGAACGTCGGCGTCGCGCTCACGCCGGCCTCGTTCCCGGCCGCGAGGTCGGCCTGGACGGCGTCGTCGTGGCGCTTCTCGCGGGCGGCCGCCACGACGGCTTCGGCGTCGAGGTCCGTCTCGCTGGCGAGGTACGCCTCCGTCTCCGCGAGGGTGTCACCCGAGGCGAACCGGTCGCGCTCGGCGTAGTAGGCGTCCTTGAGGCCCCAGAACGCCGGTGCGTCGCGGCCCTGCCCGGCCTCGCGGGCGAACGCGTACGTGGACTCCAGTGCCTGGGTCGCCGGCTTCCCCCACGGGTAGGTGATGGGCATCACCCGGTAGACGAAGCTGACCTTGCCGGTGGCGACGAGTTCGGACTCCAGCTCCGGCCACGTGTTCCGCTCGAACCGCTGGCAGATGGTGCACGAGGGGTCCTCGAACGCCACCACGAGTCCCGGGGCCTCGCCCGGGGGCGGCCCGAGCACGGGCTGGCCATCCAGCCCCGTCAGCGAGTCGTGGTCGGGGAGGGTCCACGGCGTCCCTGCAGGCGTCGGCGTGGCATCGCCGCCTCCGCCGTCACCGCCGCCCGAGCCGTCGCCCGGGCCGGCGCCGCCACCGCCACCACCGCCGTCGGCCCCGTCCCCCGTACAGCCCGCGAGCCCCGTGACACCGGCGGCCCCGAGCGCGCCCAGGAACTGTCGCCGGCGCAACTGTCGTCGCATGGGTCCAGAGAGACCGCCCGCCCTCAAAGCGGTTCTGCGGTGAGGCGGCACACGCGAACGACCGCCGCCGCGGCGGAACCGGCACCCACCGGGCCCCCGGAGCCGAGCACCGGGGCCGACACGCGTCGGACGGACCTGCCGGGGTTTATATCGGGTCGTCACGCACGCCGCCACATGGCGCTGTTCGAGCGACCGAAGCCGCAGATGGGAACGCAGGACGAGGTGGTGTTGCGCCGCGTCGGCGCGTTCGTCGTCGATGCGATCCTCGTCGCCGTCCTCGGTGGGCTCCTGGCGGGCGC from Haloglomus litoreum includes the following:
- the meaB gene encoding methylmalonyl Co-A mutase-associated GTPase MeaB; its protein translation is MGEELIDDLLDGQHRALARVITKIENRSPGYRDLVRELHQHTGDAEVVGVTGSPGAGKSTLVDKMAAEYRERGLTVGVIAIDPSSPFTGGAVLGDRIRMASNVGDMDVFFRSMSARGQLGGVSTATTDAVKALDAFGKDRIIVETVGAGQNEIDIVRTADTVAVLVPPSSGDDVQMLKAGILEIGDVFVVNKADLDGADRTVSELKEMIMMRDASPAAGTGGYHGAGTDASGHHGPDEGGTAESEPDPTAEVTGPGSAGTPGSPTDQGGPVDTDEGEAWVPPVVQTVANTGEGVENFLGTLADHRSFLERSGQLEVKARKRYAEEIRRLLREDTRALLERELEAQGGIESFVEEVMGRESDPYTVADEVVQPLRDCLDDPDDE
- a CDS encoding ATP-binding protein, coding for MDDGSEPVEVLYADSDGSYAASLGDALRTHEELSVEHVADAETALSRLRAGAFDCVLAQRDLGATDAMTLMHRAREASPGIPFVLLVPDGAADVAAASRRAGANDYLVRRDPERTAAVAADRLAVAADHQSPGVDYQQVFEEATVGIVVHHPETGEIIDINPWMSELLGYDRSELLTMTVGEFSAGEEPYTQDQAERNIRRAATEGPQRFEWLDERADGEPVPVEVSLRRTVIGGHDRVLAIVQDITERKEREASLRRQSRRMEEFAGVVSHDIRSPLTVAEGWVDYALGDDEGIDEEAALERILQAIERMDEMIDDSLTLVRGGGEVDATEPVPMAEEAPEWWEVAATADAELVVDTPFTVEADPNRLRHLFENLFRNSVEHGSTSSRTESGDSVEHGSTGSRPPADDSVEHGSTSSRTQSGDSVEHDSTGSRPPADDSVEHGGTADGDHPRAGVTVRTGPLTVDDPVEPTVGSLPDEGSVEGFYVEDDGPGIPPDEHDRVFEAGHTTDANGTGLGLAIVRRVADAHGWAIRLGESDSGGARFEFLGATLRANGEDDSAGEHDGAGEDGSAV
- a CDS encoding alpha/beta fold hydrolase, which codes for MRLRNALLGAAGAVGAVAGGNALLRGDADDLEPPLGRPLSTYRWRGFDVAYTEAGDPDDPTLVLLHGVNAAGSSHEFRYVVDDLAEEYHVLAPDLPGFGHSDRPPLLYSATLYVTFVADFLRDVADGTLVDPDRDAATGGDRDGEREPPAVVASSLVGAYTAAAVAEKAAPARQLFLVCPTASAFPGRSPAIRSLVRAPLVGEAVHNLISSEASIRYFLGDHGFSSAAAVPEEWVAYDYATTHVPGARYAPASFLSGYLNLDADLAALLSEIREAGTPVTVCWGGVSEVTPVSQGRELAEAADVKLVVLEEADLLPHGEFPETFLSVLREELAGEQRAPDASA
- a CDS encoding histidine kinase dimerization/phospho-acceptor domain-containing protein; amino-acid sequence: MERRERAFRELATLVRDRERPFVDRVREGLELGCVALGVEYGALARADGGEHTVLAVATRGDAPGAPGDSRPLGETFCELPVTDRETVGFGHPDDGPPGVGDRAAHTTDGFSCYVGAPVTVDERVYGTCCFADREPREAFADWERELVGSLAAWMSDGLTARARKLALASESDRLDGFTAMIDHDIREPLSTARGHAQLAHEAATEADAAEVTPHTEATVTALSRTERLVADLLRLGSDSERAGGAGPVDVRAVAEHAWAEVTTDDTMARLTTEPGVRVPADESLLKRLLAETFRFCLETGDDALEVTVGSLGDRPGFYVADDGTGFPGESGDRPAGDSVGLDSIERIAAAHDWTVTAGLSADGGLRVEVETDEGIWPASEMTGHAEEGTAPVATLVEEWSDDGSESGSDAGPDSATDSGLESGG
- a CDS encoding DsbA family protein produces the protein MRRQLRRRQFLGALGAAGVTGLAGCTGDGADGGGGGGGAGPGDGSGGGDGGGGDATPTPAGTPWTLPDHDSLTGLDGQPVLGPPPGEAPGLVVAFEDPSCTICQRFERNTWPELESELVATGKVSFVYRVMPITYPWGKPATQALESTYAFAREAGQGRDAPAFWGLKDAYYAERDRFASGDTLAETEAYLASETDLDAEAVVAAAREKRHDDAVQADLAAGNEAGVSATPTFFLFRDGEFETTIRGAQSYNVFATALGF